The region TGTTGACGTGCCTAACACGGATAATGGCTCAAACCGAGAAAGGACGCTGGACCGCTGGCGCCACCGTTGGGAATTTTACGTATAGCAAGAAAGATGCGTATCGTTCGTTTTCGGCTAGTTTAACCCCATTAGCGGGCTATTTCGTAGCAAATAATCTGGAGGTTGGTACAGGTGTGCCCCTTAGCGTAAACACGAGTAAATACGTTAATCCGAACGGGGATGCAAAGAATAGCGGTACCTCTATTGGGCTGTCTCCTTACGTGCGCTATTATTTCGGACCTGCTAAACTAAAGCCTTTTGTTGGTCTGGCGTATGGCTACTCCTGGACGAGTATACGCAATCGTGATTCAGGCCAGGATACTAAGGGTAAGGGCTTTACGTCTACACTAACGCCAACCGTTGGCGTCGCTTACTTTATCAATCGCTCTGTTGCCTTAAATGCCAGTCTGAATTATATCTCGCAGAGATACAGGACAGCCTATGTCAGTTATAACAGCGGTGGTACTCCGATAGAGGTTCCCGTGTCAACGAGCAACTACATGAGTTTGGGTATTGGCTTTCAGATATTTCTGGGTCAAT is a window of Spirosoma linguale DSM 74 DNA encoding:
- a CDS encoding hypothetical protein (KEGG: sbp:Sbal223_0625 hypothetical protein), producing MKTLVYTCLILLTCLTRIMAQTEKGRWTAGATVGNFTYSKKDAYRSFSASLTPLAGYFVANNLEVGTGVPLSVNTSKYVNPNGDAKNSGTSIGLSPYVRYYFGPAKLKPFVGLAYGYSWTSIRNRDSGQDTKGKGFTSTLTPTVGVAYFINRSVALNASLNYISQRYRTAYVSYNSGGTPIEVPVSTSNYMSLGIGFQIFLGQ